From the genome of Deinococcus sp. JMULE3, one region includes:
- a CDS encoding GH1 family beta-glucosidase, which yields MTGFPDGFVWGVATSAYQIEGAVQEGGRGVSVWDTFSHAPGRTRGGATGDVTCDHFHRFPEDVALLRELGVGAYRFSVAWPRVQPGGRGRANPAGVAFYDRLVDELLGAGVQPWVTLHHWDLPQELEDAGGWLSRDTAYRFEEYAFLVGERLADRAAAFMTLNAPSVVMLRGYAHGTHAPGRTLGLGVFPAAHHQLLAHGLAARALREAGARQVGIANQYAPALPATDRDADVQAAALMDALHNHLFTDPLLRAAYPAPVLDLLREHAPQLLEAVRPGDLDVIAAPLDVLGVNDAPPDWVRVDPRRPFGAARNAVPEDEATRAGSLTQTLLDLKARHGDACPPLVVTGRGCALPDTPDADGRVRDAARIRSLEAHIEATRLAVQKGAPVTGYLAWTLMDNFEWADGFDQRFGLVHVDFGTQVRTRKDSFSWCQAWLREQA from the coding sequence ATGACAGGCTTTCCGGACGGGTTCGTGTGGGGTGTGGCGACATCGGCGTACCAGATCGAGGGCGCCGTGCAGGAGGGCGGGCGCGGCGTGAGCGTGTGGGACACGTTCAGCCATGCGCCGGGGCGGACGCGGGGCGGCGCGACCGGCGACGTGACCTGTGACCACTTCCACCGCTTCCCGGAGGACGTGGCGCTGCTGCGCGAGCTGGGCGTGGGCGCGTACCGCTTCAGCGTGGCGTGGCCGCGCGTGCAGCCCGGCGGGCGCGGCCGGGCGAACCCGGCGGGCGTCGCGTTCTACGACCGGCTGGTGGACGAGCTGCTCGGCGCCGGCGTGCAGCCGTGGGTGACGCTGCACCACTGGGACCTGCCGCAGGAACTGGAGGACGCGGGCGGCTGGCTCAGCCGCGACACGGCGTACCGCTTCGAGGAGTACGCGTTCCTGGTCGGGGAGCGGCTGGCGGACCGCGCGGCGGCGTTCATGACCCTGAACGCGCCGTCCGTGGTGATGCTGCGCGGGTACGCGCACGGCACGCACGCGCCGGGGCGGACGCTGGGCCTGGGGGTGTTCCCGGCGGCGCACCACCAGCTGCTGGCGCACGGGCTGGCGGCGCGGGCGCTGCGGGAGGCGGGCGCGCGGCAGGTGGGCATCGCGAACCAGTACGCCCCGGCGCTGCCTGCCACGGACCGCGACGCGGACGTGCAGGCGGCGGCCCTGATGGACGCGCTGCACAATCACCTGTTCACCGATCCCCTGCTGCGCGCCGCGTACCCCGCGCCGGTCCTGGACCTGCTGCGCGAGCACGCCCCGCAGCTGCTGGAGGCCGTGCGCCCCGGTGACCTGGACGTGATCGCCGCGCCGCTGGATGTCCTGGGCGTGAACGATGCCCCGCCGGACTGGGTGCGGGTCGATCCGCGCCGTCCCTTCGGGGCCGCACGGAACGCCGTCCCGGAGGATGAGGCGACCCGGGCCGGAAGCCTCACCCAGACGCTGCTGGACCTGAAGGCACGCCACGGGGACGCCTGCCCGCCGCTGGTCGTCACGGGCCGCGGGTGCGCCCTGCCCGACACGCCGGACGCGGACGGGCGGGTGCGGGACGCGGCGCGCATCCGCTCCCTGGAAGCGCACATCGAGGCCACCCGATTGGCAGTCCAGAAAGGTGCGCCGGTCACCGGGTATCTTGCGTGGACTCTCATGGACAACTTTGAATGGGCGGACGGCTTCGACCAGCGTTTCGGGCTGGTGCACGTGGATTTCGGGACGCAGGTGCGGACCCGCAAGGACAGCTTTTCCTGGTGTCAGGCGTGGCTGCGGGAGCAGGCGTGA
- a CDS encoding DUF3006 domain-containing protein: MTDPDPPATRYAEDMSSEELRPETEQGARPDHWPERWTVDAIEDTPRGPVARLERPDGETVDVPAHHLPDGVREGDLLAVQDGPDGVIFRALPQETQERREHAQAKLDALNARQAPPTNEQGEIDL; this comes from the coding sequence ATGACCGACCCTGACCCCCCAGCCACGCGCTACGCTGAGGACATGAGCAGCGAAGAACTTCGTCCCGAGACAGAACAGGGGGCCCGGCCGGACCACTGGCCGGAACGCTGGACGGTGGACGCCATCGAGGACACCCCGCGCGGGCCGGTCGCGCGACTTGAACGCCCCGACGGGGAGACCGTGGACGTCCCCGCCCATCACCTCCCGGACGGTGTGCGCGAGGGAGACCTGCTGGCCGTGCAGGACGGCCCGGACGGCGTGATCTTCCGCGCGCTGCCCCAGGAGACGCAGGAGCGGCGCGAGCACGCGCAGGCGAAGCTGGACGCCCTGAACGCCCGTCAGGCCCCGCCCACCAACGAACAGGGAGAGATCGACCTGTGA
- a CDS encoding ABC transporter ATP-binding protein, whose translation MSSSAAVSSSVPPDSPPRSALGVLGTYLGPLRWQVGALAALLLTGTGLNLLLPQLLQQFVDNAKRGAGADVAGLVRLAGLYILLAVGVQLMTAGATYVGARVGWTATNRLRADLMAHLLSLDMREHKERTPGEMIERIDGDVTALSNFFSQFAVRVFGAALLLTGALVMFFREDWRIGLGVTVFTAITLTAMNRVRKLGVEPTRLEREASARLFGFVEERLAGLEDVRSLGAGGHHLRRFLDVQRTFFTRSINSWRRRSVVWQLSMALFAVGYVGVLGAAVGLYASGAITLGTAFLLYQYMTLVEEPIDQLTQQLQDLQKAGASLGRVSELLALRSAVRGGTTSLPAGPLPLAFRDVTFSYAPEDAAARGVLRGVTFDLPAGQTVGLLGRTGSGKTTLTRLISRLYDATQGEILLGGVNVQATPLHDLRSRVAVVTQDVQLFQASVRDNLSFFDPHVTDAQVEAALHEVGLSAWLARLPEGVRTPLPTGSLSAGEAQLLAFARVMLRDPSLIILDEPSSRLDPATEALLTAAMTRLLSGRTAIIIAHRLDTVARADRILVLGDGEVLEDGRREDLARDPRSHYAALLRAGQLNEHEGVLA comes from the coding sequence ATGTCGTCTTCTGCCGCTGTGTCTTCGTCTGTTCCGCCTGATTCGCCGCCGCGGAGTGCGTTGGGGGTGCTGGGCACGTACCTGGGGCCGCTGCGGTGGCAGGTGGGGGCGCTGGCGGCGCTGCTGCTGACGGGGACGGGCCTGAACCTGCTGCTGCCGCAGCTGTTGCAGCAGTTCGTGGACAACGCGAAGCGGGGCGCGGGCGCGGATGTGGCTGGGCTGGTGCGGCTGGCGGGCCTGTACATCCTGCTGGCGGTGGGCGTGCAGCTCATGACGGCCGGGGCGACGTACGTGGGTGCGCGGGTCGGATGGACCGCCACGAACCGCCTGCGCGCGGACCTGATGGCGCACCTGCTGTCGCTGGACATGCGCGAGCACAAGGAGCGCACGCCGGGCGAGATGATCGAGCGGATCGACGGGGACGTGACGGCCCTGAGTAATTTCTTCTCGCAGTTCGCGGTTCGGGTGTTTGGCGCGGCGCTGCTGCTGACCGGCGCGCTGGTCATGTTCTTCCGGGAGGACTGGCGGATCGGGCTGGGCGTGACCGTCTTCACGGCCATCACGCTGACCGCCATGAACCGCGTGCGGAAACTGGGTGTGGAACCCACCCGCCTGGAACGTGAGGCGAGCGCGCGGCTGTTCGGTTTCGTCGAGGAGCGACTGGCGGGCCTGGAGGACGTGCGGAGCCTGGGCGCCGGTGGGCATCATCTGCGGCGCTTCCTGGACGTGCAGCGCACCTTCTTCACGCGCTCGATCAACTCGTGGCGGCGGCGCAGCGTCGTGTGGCAGCTGAGCATGGCGCTGTTCGCGGTCGGGTACGTGGGCGTGCTGGGCGCGGCGGTCGGCCTGTACGCGAGCGGCGCGATCACGCTGGGCACGGCGTTCCTGCTCTACCAGTACATGACGCTGGTGGAGGAACCCATCGACCAGCTCACGCAGCAGCTGCAGGACCTGCAGAAGGCCGGGGCGAGCCTGGGGCGCGTGTCGGAACTGCTCGCGCTGCGCAGCGCCGTCCGCGGCGGGACCACCTCCCTCCCGGCGGGACCGCTGCCGCTGGCGTTCCGGGACGTGACGTTCAGCTACGCCCCCGAGGACGCGGCGGCGCGCGGCGTGCTGCGCGGCGTGACCTTCGACCTGCCCGCCGGGCAGACCGTGGGCCTGCTGGGCCGCACCGGCAGCGGCAAGACCACCCTGACCCGCCTGATCTCGCGCCTGTACGACGCGACGCAGGGCGAGATCCTGCTGGGCGGCGTGAACGTGCAGGCCACGCCCCTGCACGACCTGCGCTCCCGCGTGGCGGTCGTCACGCAGGACGTGCAGCTGTTCCAGGCGAGCGTCCGGGACAACCTCAGCTTCTTCGACCCGCACGTCACCGATGCGCAGGTGGAGGCCGCGCTGCACGAGGTCGGCCTGAGTGCCTGGCTGGCCCGCCTGCCCGAGGGCGTGCGGACGCCGCTGCCCACTGGGAGCCTGTCCGCCGGGGAGGCGCAACTCCTGGCGTTCGCGCGCGTGATGCTGCGCGACCCGAGCCTGATCATCCTGGATGAACCCAGCAGCCGCCTCGACCCCGCCACCGAGGCCCTGCTGACCGCCGCGATGACCCGCCTGCTGTCGGGCCGCACCGCGATCATCATCGCGCACCGCCTCGACACCGTCGCCCGCGCCGACCGGATCCTGGTCCTCGGGGACGGCGAGGTGCTGGAGGACGGCCGCCGCGAGGACCTCGCCCGCGACCCCCGCAGTCACTACGCGGCCCTGCTGCGCGCCGGACAGCTGAACGAACACGAAGGAGTGCTGGCGTGA
- a CDS encoding sensor domain-containing diguanylate cyclase gives MNPLDTDSTRQIARYRSLVQVIAALSRTARTEDLLRSMHQQVQALFASPVTVLARPTPGGGWSVQTLEIDVISEQWIGPRPDGLLERVVTGRVTLENDLPTYLEREGLTVVRVHYRADLPHTLSWMGVALRAGGEVLGVLSVQSYERDAFTPEDLEFLNLLGVQLGIVLENAALHERLAREANTDPLTGLLNRRQFALRGEEARRTAGEWTLAVLDVQDFKRVNDRLGHAAGDAVLRGIGEALLDLTATRGEAFRLGGDEFALLLPAGPERAAALLRAGLEGLSARDLPDVPFVNVGLAGRRADESLMDWMRRADRHMYAAKRARAHLIMFPEETS, from the coding sequence GTGAACCCCCTCGACACCGATTCCACCCGGCAGATCGCCCGTTACCGCTCGCTGGTGCAGGTGATCGCCGCGCTGTCCCGGACCGCCCGGACCGAGGACCTGCTGCGCAGCATGCACCAGCAGGTGCAGGCGCTGTTCGCGTCCCCCGTGACCGTCCTGGCGCGGCCCACGCCGGGCGGCGGCTGGTCGGTGCAGACCCTGGAGATCGACGTGATCAGCGAGCAGTGGATCGGGCCGCGCCCGGACGGGCTGCTGGAACGGGTCGTGACGGGCCGCGTGACGCTGGAGAACGACCTGCCCACCTACCTGGAACGCGAGGGGCTGACGGTCGTGCGCGTGCATTACCGCGCGGACCTGCCGCACACCCTGTCCTGGATGGGCGTGGCGCTGCGCGCCGGGGGGGAGGTGCTGGGCGTGCTGTCCGTGCAGAGCTACGAGCGGGACGCCTTCACGCCCGAGGACCTGGAGTTCCTGAACCTGCTGGGCGTGCAGCTGGGCATCGTGCTGGAGAACGCCGCGCTGCACGAGCGGCTGGCCCGCGAGGCGAACACCGATCCGCTGACCGGGCTGCTGAACCGCCGGCAGTTCGCGCTGCGGGGCGAGGAGGCGCGCCGGACGGCCGGCGAGTGGACGCTCGCGGTGCTGGACGTGCAGGATTTCAAACGCGTGAACGACCGCCTGGGGCACGCGGCGGGTGACGCGGTGCTGCGCGGCATCGGGGAGGCGCTGCTGGACCTGACCGCCACGCGCGGGGAGGCGTTCCGGCTGGGTGGGGATGAATTCGCGCTGCTGCTGCCTGCCGGGCCGGAGCGGGCCGCGGCGCTGCTGCGGGCGGGACTGGAGGGCCTGTCGGCGCGGGACCTGCCGGACGTGCCGTTCGTGAACGTGGGGCTGGCCGGGCGCCGCGCCGACGAGTCGCTGATGGACTGGATGCGCCGCGCGGACCGGCACATGTACGCCGCGAAACGTGCCCGCGCGCACCTGATCATGTTCCCGGAGGAGACGTCATGA
- a CDS encoding MFS transporter has protein sequence MSAAAPAPLVPSTPVSWRFMLPYTLATLAMWMAFNAPGQVLIGEQLISLDEGRKEANLALILGVGALISLLANPIFGALSDRARGRLGRRRPYLIGGAIAATAGLLLLGVGGSVPILVAGWGLTQLALNAYQAALTAVIPDRVPPSQRATVSGLAGLSQVLGTILGVGLTGLLPVMLAKYALLAALLLLAMLGFVLTSRDPQAPTTPPAPLTLAGFLSPLRHRDFALAWLTRGLVTLGYALGTTYLLYFLRDRVGLKDPAAGVFQANLAAGGALLLTVMLGGILSDRLGRRKVFVIGSTVVIAAGLLTLALLPTWPGTLAAAALMGAGFGVYLAVDVALITEVLPSAHDSARDLGVINVALTLPQTFAPALCALFVTSLGGYTPLFLVAAVITLISAALVQGIRGVR, from the coding sequence GTGAGCGCCGCCGCCCCCGCACCCCTGGTGCCCAGCACGCCCGTGTCGTGGCGGTTCATGCTGCCGTACACGCTGGCGACCCTGGCGATGTGGATGGCCTTCAACGCCCCCGGGCAGGTGCTGATCGGCGAGCAGCTCATCAGCCTGGACGAGGGCCGAAAGGAAGCCAACCTCGCCCTGATTCTCGGCGTGGGCGCGCTGATCAGCCTGCTCGCCAACCCCATCTTCGGCGCGCTGAGTGACCGCGCCCGCGGACGCCTGGGCCGCCGCCGCCCGTACCTGATCGGCGGGGCCATCGCCGCGACCGCCGGACTGCTGCTGCTGGGCGTGGGCGGCAGCGTGCCCATCCTGGTCGCCGGGTGGGGCCTGACGCAGCTCGCCCTGAACGCCTACCAGGCTGCGCTGACCGCCGTCATCCCCGACCGGGTCCCGCCCAGCCAGCGCGCCACCGTCAGCGGACTGGCGGGCCTGTCCCAGGTGCTCGGCACGATCCTCGGCGTGGGCCTCACCGGCCTGCTGCCCGTCATGCTCGCCAAGTACGCGCTGCTGGCCGCGCTGCTGCTCCTCGCCATGCTGGGCTTCGTCCTGACCAGCCGCGACCCGCAGGCCCCCACCACCCCACCCGCCCCCCTGACCCTGGCCGGGTTCCTCAGCCCCCTGCGGCACCGGGACTTCGCGCTGGCGTGGCTCACGCGCGGGCTCGTCACGCTCGGGTACGCGCTGGGCACCACGTACCTCCTGTACTTCCTGCGCGACCGCGTCGGCCTGAAAGACCCCGCCGCCGGAGTGTTCCAGGCGAACCTCGCCGCCGGGGGCGCGCTGCTGCTCACCGTCATGCTCGGCGGCATCCTCAGCGACCGCCTGGGGCGGCGCAAGGTGTTCGTGATCGGCTCCACCGTCGTCATCGCCGCCGGGCTCCTGACCCTCGCGCTGCTGCCCACCTGGCCCGGCACGCTCGCCGCCGCCGCCCTCATGGGCGCAGGCTTCGGCGTGTACCTCGCCGTGGACGTCGCCCTCATCACCGAGGTGCTGCCCAGCGCGCACGACAGCGCCCGCGACCTCGGCGTGATCAACGTCGCCCTGACCCTCCCTCAGACCTTCGCGCCCGCCCTGTGCGCCCTGTTCGTCACCAGCCTCGGCGGGTACACCCCCCTGTTCCTCGTCGCGGCCGTCATCACCCTCATCAGCGCCGCGCTCGTACAGGGCATCCGCGGCGTGCGCTGA
- the hemC gene encoding hydroxymethylbilane synthase, with product MRMVTVGTRGSTLALAQTQWVVARLKEEWPDTDFRIQTISTKGDRNRGSLEAMAQKGDKGFWVKEIEDALLAKRIDIAVHSLKDLPTEQPEGLEVSSIPRRVDARDVLIGKEGMKRLADLPQGARVGTSSVRRKAFLRAYRPDLQIIDLRGNIDTRLAALAGNEYDAIILAAAGLIRTEMRHRIDEFVEPDIMLPAPGQGALALETRADDDLTIEVAYAIHDHTTDDRITAEREFLAGLGAGCMAPVGAHATVKGGLLTLEGWVGALDGGHVIRATTQGDPSECADLGAELAADMLDRGAQALIDAARA from the coding sequence ATGCGGATGGTGACGGTAGGAACGCGCGGCAGCACTCTTGCGCTTGCACAGACCCAGTGGGTGGTGGCTCGCCTGAAAGAGGAATGGCCGGACACGGACTTCCGCATTCAGACCATCAGCACGAAGGGCGACCGCAACCGCGGCAGCCTGGAGGCCATGGCGCAGAAGGGCGACAAGGGCTTCTGGGTCAAGGAGATCGAGGACGCGCTGCTCGCCAAGCGGATCGACATCGCGGTGCACTCCCTCAAGGACCTGCCCACCGAGCAGCCCGAGGGTCTGGAGGTCAGCTCCATTCCCCGACGCGTGGACGCGCGCGACGTGCTGATCGGCAAGGAAGGCATGAAACGCCTCGCGGACCTCCCGCAGGGCGCCCGCGTGGGCACCAGCAGCGTGCGCCGCAAGGCGTTCCTGCGCGCCTACCGCCCGGACCTGCAGATCATCGACCTGCGCGGCAACATCGACACGCGCCTCGCCGCGCTGGCCGGGAACGAGTACGACGCGATCATCCTGGCCGCCGCCGGACTGATCCGCACCGAGATGCGCCACCGCATCGACGAATTCGTCGAACCCGACATCATGCTCCCCGCCCCCGGCCAGGGCGCCCTGGCCCTGGAAACCCGCGCCGACGACGACCTGACCATCGAGGTCGCGTACGCCATCCATGACCACACCACCGACGACCGCATCACCGCCGAACGCGAATTCCTCGCGGGCCTCGGTGCAGGGTGCATGGCCCCGGTCGGCGCGCACGCCACCGTCAAGGGCGGCCTGCTGACCCTCGAAGGCTGGGTGGGCGCCCTGGACGGCGGGCACGTCATCCGCGCCACCACGCAGGGCGACCCGAGCGAATGCGCCGACCTGGGCGCCGAACTGGCCGCCGACATGCTCGACCGCGGCGCGCAGGCCCTGATCGACGCCGCGCGCGCCTGA
- a CDS encoding ABC transporter ATP-binding protein: protein MTTSPLPQPPVPVKERTFALSKELFRYKPGLFAFNLFMWSMVHASPALLTLAVSGVFRALEQADGLKTGGQPLGPAIAAAWVSVAWFAFVRLSRFGIFYGAFRAWIELWYTLDALVRRNLLNYLLTARRSRRLPDTPAEAVSRFRDDVDDVAGYTEVWVDGAGFVLYSVVAITLMARVDPLITALVCTPLLLMVVFVQRLSPTIRAYRRRMREATARVTDFIGETFGAVSAVKLAARENGMVTHLRALGETRRHAALRDVLLTELIRGVNTNMVNLAVGLVLLLGANKVRGGTLDVADFVLFIGLLPRLTGSMGFFGDAIARHRRTGVSYDRMTRLLQDAPDTTIVEHHDAYLNREAPAAPPAPAAIPLRELRVDRLTALHPSGLGVSEASFSVGRGEFVVVTGRIGSGKSTLLRAVLGLIPTQSGTVAWNGEIQDDPASFLVPPRSAYTAQLPNLFSDTLRENITSGANEAHLNRAVQLAVLEPDLHALSGGLDTPVGARGVKLSGGQIQRAAVARMLARPADLLVFDDVSSALDARTEAQLWQGLAQTDATCLVVSHRRAALLRADRILLMEGGRITDEGTLPDLLERSDEMRALWAEQDA, encoded by the coding sequence ATGACCACCTCTCCCCTCCCCCAGCCGCCCGTGCCTGTGAAGGAGCGGACGTTCGCGCTGTCGAAGGAACTGTTCCGCTACAAGCCGGGTCTGTTCGCGTTCAACCTGTTCATGTGGAGCATGGTGCACGCCAGCCCCGCCCTGCTGACCCTGGCGGTCAGTGGCGTGTTCCGCGCGCTGGAGCAGGCGGACGGCCTGAAGACCGGCGGGCAGCCCTTAGGCCCGGCGATTGCCGCGGCGTGGGTGTCGGTGGCGTGGTTCGCGTTCGTGCGCCTGAGCCGCTTCGGGATCTTCTACGGCGCGTTCCGCGCGTGGATCGAGCTGTGGTACACCCTGGACGCCCTGGTGCGCCGCAACCTCCTGAACTACCTGCTGACCGCCCGCCGCTCCCGGCGCCTGCCCGACACGCCCGCCGAGGCGGTCAGCCGCTTCCGGGACGACGTGGACGACGTCGCCGGGTACACGGAAGTGTGGGTGGACGGCGCGGGCTTCGTCCTGTACTCGGTGGTGGCGATCACGCTGATGGCGCGCGTGGACCCGCTGATCACGGCGCTGGTGTGCACGCCGCTGCTGCTGATGGTGGTGTTCGTGCAGCGCCTGTCCCCCACCATCCGCGCGTACCGCCGCCGCATGCGCGAAGCGACCGCCCGCGTCACGGACTTCATCGGTGAGACCTTCGGGGCCGTGAGCGCCGTGAAACTCGCCGCGCGCGAGAACGGCATGGTCACGCACCTGCGCGCTCTGGGTGAGACCCGCCGCCACGCCGCCCTGCGGGACGTGCTGCTGACCGAACTGATCCGGGGCGTGAACACGAACATGGTGAACCTCGCCGTGGGGCTCGTGCTGCTGCTCGGCGCGAACAAGGTCCGCGGCGGGACGCTGGACGTCGCGGACTTCGTGCTGTTCATCGGGCTACTGCCCCGCCTGACCGGCAGCATGGGCTTCTTCGGGGACGCCATCGCCCGTCACCGACGCACGGGCGTCAGCTACGACCGCATGACCCGCCTGCTGCAGGACGCGCCGGACACCACCATCGTCGAGCACCACGACGCCTACCTGAACCGCGAGGCGCCCGCCGCGCCCCCCGCCCCCGCCGCCATCCCCCTGCGCGAGTTGCGCGTGGACCGCCTGACTGCCCTGCACCCCAGCGGCCTGGGCGTGAGTGAGGCGAGCTTCAGCGTGGGGCGTGGCGAGTTCGTGGTGGTCACCGGCCGCATCGGCAGCGGCAAGAGCACCCTGCTGCGCGCCGTGCTGGGCCTGATCCCCACCCAGTCCGGCACCGTCGCCTGGAACGGCGAGATCCAGGACGACCCCGCCTCGTTCCTCGTCCCGCCCCGCAGCGCGTACACCGCGCAACTCCCGAACCTCTTCAGCGACACCCTGCGCGAGAACATCACCAGCGGCGCGAATGAAGCCCACCTGAACCGCGCCGTGCAGCTCGCCGTGCTCGAACCCGACCTTCACGCCCTCAGCGGCGGCCTCGACACCCCCGTCGGCGCGCGCGGCGTGAAACTCAGCGGCGGGCAGATCCAGCGCGCCGCCGTCGCCCGCATGCTCGCCCGCCCCGCCGACCTCCTCGTGTTCGACGACGTCAGCAGCGCCCTGGACGCCCGCACCGAGGCGCAACTCTGGCAGGGCCTCGCCCAGACCGACGCCACCTGCCTCGTCGTCAGCCACCGCCGCGCCGCCCTCCTGCGCGCCGACCGCATCCTCCTGATGGAAGGCGGTCGCATCACCGACGAGGGTACCCTGCCGGACCTGCTGGAACGCAGCGACGAGATGCGCGCCCTCTGGGCCGAACAGGACGCGTAA
- a CDS encoding zinc-binding dehydrogenase has translation MTMHAFTATQPGEPLTLQWTPVPTPAPGPGEIRVRLAAVTVNPVDFKLLRGGHPAWTYPHVPGVDGAGIVEAVGPGVETLRPGDRVAMHVDLTRPGVFAEAVVTSAHTVARVPDGVPLTVAAALPCAGMTAYQSLDRRLGVRPGLWRPGDWVLVNGASGGVGGYATQLARRAGARVIGVASAANHEYLRALGAEVTLDYRVGDLAAQVREVTGGAGVPAVVETAGQATALLDAVAFGGGMACVLGLPDLPTYRVHPAKISVHPIALGAAHASGDRRAQEDLGVMLGELLALVVAGEFDPLVTDVREREALPATLAELAAGGVRGKLVVRMSGEA, from the coding sequence ATGACCATGCATGCCTTCACGGCCACCCAGCCCGGTGAACCCCTGACCCTGCAGTGGACGCCCGTGCCCACCCCGGCGCCCGGCCCGGGTGAGATCCGCGTGCGGCTGGCGGCCGTGACCGTCAACCCGGTGGATTTCAAGCTGCTGCGCGGCGGGCATCCGGCCTGGACGTACCCGCACGTGCCCGGCGTGGACGGTGCCGGGATCGTCGAGGCGGTCGGACCGGGCGTGGAGACCCTGAGGCCCGGGGACCGCGTCGCGATGCACGTGGACCTCACGCGGCCCGGCGTGTTCGCCGAGGCGGTCGTCACGAGCGCCCACACGGTCGCGCGCGTGCCCGACGGGGTGCCGCTGACGGTCGCGGCGGCGCTGCCCTGCGCGGGCATGACCGCGTACCAGAGCCTCGACCGGCGGCTCGGCGTGCGGCCCGGTCTGTGGCGGCCCGGCGACTGGGTGCTCGTGAACGGCGCGAGCGGCGGGGTGGGCGGGTACGCCACGCAGCTCGCGCGGCGGGCGGGGGCACGCGTGATCGGCGTGGCGTCCGCCGCGAACCACGAGTACCTGCGGGCGCTGGGGGCCGAGGTGACCCTGGATTACCGCGTGGGGGATCTGGCCGCGCAGGTGCGCGAGGTGACGGGCGGGGCGGGCGTGCCGGCAGTGGTCGAGACGGCCGGGCAGGCGACGGCGCTGCTGGACGCCGTGGCGTTCGGTGGGGGCATGGCGTGCGTGTTGGGCCTGCCGGACCTGCCCACCTACCGCGTGCACCCGGCGAAGATCAGCGTGCACCCGATCGCGCTGGGGGCCGCGCATGCCAGCGGCGACCGTCGCGCGCAGGAGGATCTGGGCGTCATGCTGGGTGAACTGCTGGCGCTGGTCGTGGCCGGCGAGTTCGATCCGCTGGTGACGGATGTCCGGGAGCGGGAGGCGCTGCCCGCGACCCTGGCGGAACTCGCGGCGGGGGGCGTGCGCGGCAAGCTGGTCGTGCGCATGAGCGGCGAGGCGTGA
- a CDS encoding MBL fold metallo-hydrolase: MTGPKKPAASDRAKKTAPGKPSPKKPGAKKADTRTDPAAPATPKALPKATANAGAKPPPRNRTKGKTPDRKGPSPSDLLGVLVLIGTASLAACGWMKQGGQGDTKPTGGPAGQVTIRFLDIGQGDAILIQSPEGKTALIDGGRSSDRMRDYIRDLNLDKLDLMIASHADADHIAGLVPAATLKPRVFINNGLGGTTQTWDRLVKNLQDAGSTFTKASNQTVNLGSVKLRVIAPPPGMGDGQNENSVGVALQFGTFRALMTGDSETPETEGWLAQERDDLRGPFQVYKSIHHGAANGDSAAWLAYVRPENVVISVGASNTYGHPTKTALNLYKQAGARVYRTDRQGTVTVQGSGDGTYTITTDR, from the coding sequence GTGACCGGCCCGAAGAAACCCGCCGCATCCGACCGGGCGAAGAAGACCGCCCCCGGAAAGCCCAGCCCGAAGAAGCCCGGCGCGAAGAAGGCCGACACGCGGACCGACCCCGCCGCGCCCGCCACCCCGAAAGCCCTACCGAAAGCCACCGCGAACGCCGGGGCGAAACCCCCACCCCGCAATCGCACAAAGGGCAAAACGCCCGACCGGAAGGGCCCCAGTCCCTCGGACCTGCTGGGCGTCCTCGTGCTGATCGGCACCGCCAGCCTCGCCGCGTGCGGCTGGATGAAACAGGGCGGCCAGGGCGACACGAAACCCACCGGCGGCCCCGCCGGTCAGGTCACCATCCGCTTCCTCGACATCGGGCAGGGCGACGCCATCCTCATCCAGAGCCCCGAAGGCAAGACCGCCCTGATCGACGGGGGCCGCAGCAGCGACCGCATGCGCGACTACATCCGCGACCTGAACCTCGACAAGCTCGACCTGATGATCGCCTCGCACGCCGACGCCGACCACATCGCGGGCCTCGTCCCCGCCGCCACCCTGAAACCACGCGTGTTCATCAACAACGGCCTGGGCGGCACCACCCAGACCTGGGACCGCCTCGTGAAGAACCTTCAGGACGCCGGGAGCACCTTCACGAAAGCCAGCAACCAGACCGTGAACCTCGGCAGCGTCAAACTCCGCGTGATCGCCCCACCCCCCGGCATGGGCGACGGGCAGAACGAGAACAGCGTCGGCGTCGCCCTGCAGTTCGGCACCTTCCGCGCCCTGATGACCGGCGACAGCGAAACCCCGGAAACCGAAGGCTGGCTCGCGCAGGAACGCGACGATCTCAGGGGCCCCTTCCAGGTGTACAAGAGCATCCACCACGGCGCCGCGAACGGCGACAGCGCCGCCTGGCTCGCGTACGTCCGCCCCGAGAACGTCGTCATCAGCGTCGGCGCCTCCAACACCTACGGGCACCCCACGAAAACCGCCCTGAACCTCTACAAGCAGGCCGGAGCGCGCGTGTACCGCACCGACCGCCAGGGCACCGTCACCGTCCAGGGCAGCGGCGACGGCACGTACACCATCACCACAGACCGCTGA